The Elaeis guineensis isolate ETL-2024a chromosome 13, EG11, whole genome shotgun sequence genome includes a region encoding these proteins:
- the LOC105056738 gene encoding 1-aminocyclopropane-1-carboxylate oxidase 1, which translates to MKMASSMASEPSTTIPTVDLSPFFHEDEAGRKQATEIIHHACQTYGFFRIVNHGMSTELMAQAIKLSKAFFELPEEEKLKFRPIVGSEAPLPAGYSRQPDHSPDKNEYLLMFSSELGFNLLPADPPEFRSVLDECFTQLARIGLLVEEILNECMGLPPNFFKEYNKDRRTDFMAALRYFPATGVENNGLSEHQDGNCLTFVFQDDVGGLEVLKDGEWISADPQEGSIIVNVGDIIQVLSNNKFHSAMHRVVRRGRHRHSFAFFFNIDGEKWIEPLPQFTSKIGEAPSYRGFRYKEYLQLRLRNKTHPPSRPEDVIHISHYAISPCK; encoded by the exons ATGAAAATGGCGAGTAGTATGGCGAGTGAGCCCAGCACCACCATTCCTACGGTGGATTTGTCTCCCTTCTTCCATGAAGATGAAGCTGGGAGGAAGCAGGCCACAGAGATCATACACCATGCTTGCCAGACCTATGGCTTCTTCCGGATAGTGAACCATGGCATGTCCACTGAGCTCATGGCCCAAGCCATCAAGCTCTCCAAGGCATTCTTCGAACTCCCCGAAGAAGAGAAGCTCAAGTTCAGGCCCATAGTTGGCTCAGAAGCCCCTCTACCTGCAGGTTATTCTCGACAGCCTGACCATTCTCCTGACAAGAATGAGTATTTACTGATGTTCTCATCTGAGCTAGGATTCAACTTGCTCCCTGCGGACCCACCTGAGTTCAG ATCTGTCCTGGATGAGTGCTTTACTCAGCTCGCAAGAATAGGATTACTAGTTGAGGAGATCTTAAATGAGTGCATGGGCCTTCCTCCCAACTTCTTCAAAGAGTACAACAAAGATCGAAGAACCGACTTCATGGCGGCTCTGCGATATTTTCCTGCGACCGGCGTTGAGAACAATGGATTAAGTGAGCACCAGGATGGGAATTGCCTCACATTTGTCTTCCAGGATGATGTTGGTGGGCTTGAGGTTCTTAAAGATGGGGAGTGGATCTCAGCTGATCCTCAGGAAGGGAGCATCATTGTCAATGTTGGAGATATCATTCAG GTCCTGAGCAACAACAAGTTCCACAGCGCCATGCATAGGGTGGTAAGGAGAGGAAGACACCGGCACtcctttgctttcttcttcaacaTCGACGGTGAGAAGTGGATCGAGCCTTTGCCGCAGTTCACGAGCAAGATCGGCGAGGCTCCCAGTTACAGGGGTTTCAGGTACAAGGAGTATCTCCAGCTGCGGTTGAGGAACAAGACCCACCCTCCTTCCAGGCCTGAAGATGTCATTCATATCTCTCACTATGCCATCTCCCCTTGCAAGTAG
- the LOC105056571 gene encoding NAP1-related protein 2 isoform X2, with amino-acid sequence MVADNGKKSKVAERGEEDSDHVDGELVLSIEKLQEIQDELEKVNEEASDKVLEVEQKYNEIRRPVYVKRNEIIQSIPDFWLTAFLSHPALSDLLTEEDQKIFKYLVSLDVEDCQDLKSGYSIIFNFSPNPYFEDIKLVKTYSFTEEGVTNITGTTIKWKEGMDIANGNGHEKKGNKRPFAEESFFSWFGETQQKNFSDGVTDEVAEIIKEDLWPNPLKYFNNEADEEDFDGDEDDEESEECLLQNFGLPFLGHLQDSKYFMGSEDDEDGEQDDDDEDDDEDDS; translated from the exons ATGGTGGCGGACAATGGGAAGAAGTCGAAGGTAGCGGAGAGAGGGGAGGAGGATTCCGATCATGTTGACGGAGAGCTCGTGCTGTCCATCGAGAAACTGCAGGAGATTCAAGATGAGCTCGAGAAG GTTAACGAGGAAGCAAGTGATAAAGTTTTGGAAGTGGAACAGAAATATAATGAGATTCGAAGACCTGTCTACGTTAAACGGAATGAGATCATCCAATCCATTCCAGACTTTTGGTTAACTGCG TTCCTGAGTCATCCGGCGCTTAGTGATCTTCTTACAGAGGAAGACCAAAAG ATTTTCAAGTATTTGGTTTCATTAGATGTTGAAGATTGTCAAGATTTGAAGTCAGGCTACTCCATTATATTT AACTTCTCTCCTAACCCATACTTTGAAGACATAAAGCTTGTGAAGACTTATTCATTCACTGAGGAAGGAGTGACTAATATAACCGGTACGACTATCAAGTGGAAGGAGGGTATG GATATTGCCAATGGTAATGGTCATGAGAAGAAGGGAAACAAGCGACCTTTTGCTGAGGAAAG TTTCTTTAGTTGGTTTGGTGAAACTCAACAGAAAAATTTCTCTGATGGTGTAACAGATGAG GTGGCAGAGATAATCAAGGAAGATTTATGGCCCAACCCTTTGAAGTATTTTAATAAT GAGGCTGATGAGGAGGATTTTGATGGAGATGAAGATGATGAAGAG TCAGAGGAGTGCTTATTGCAGAATTTTGGCCTCCCGTTTCTTGGGCATCTTCAGGACTCCAAATACTTTATG GGTTCTGAAGATGATGAGGATGGTGagcaagatgatgatgatgaggacGATGATGAGGATGACAGTTAA
- the LOC105056571 gene encoding NAP1-related protein 2 isoform X1 has product MVADNGKKSKVAERGEEDSDHVDGELVLSIEKLQEIQDELEKVNEEASDKVLEVEQKYNEIRRPVYVKRNEIIQSIPDFWLTAFLSHPALSDLLTEEDQKIFKYLVSLDVEDCQDLKSGYSIIFNFSPNPYFEDIKLVKTYSFTEEGVTNITGTTIKWKEGMDIANGNGHEKKGNKRPFAEESFFSWFGETQQKNFSDGVTDEVAEIIKEDLWPNPLKYFNNEADEEDFDGDEDDEESEECLLQNFGLPFLGHLQDSKYFMKGSEDDEDGEQDDDDEDDDEDDS; this is encoded by the exons ATGGTGGCGGACAATGGGAAGAAGTCGAAGGTAGCGGAGAGAGGGGAGGAGGATTCCGATCATGTTGACGGAGAGCTCGTGCTGTCCATCGAGAAACTGCAGGAGATTCAAGATGAGCTCGAGAAG GTTAACGAGGAAGCAAGTGATAAAGTTTTGGAAGTGGAACAGAAATATAATGAGATTCGAAGACCTGTCTACGTTAAACGGAATGAGATCATCCAATCCATTCCAGACTTTTGGTTAACTGCG TTCCTGAGTCATCCGGCGCTTAGTGATCTTCTTACAGAGGAAGACCAAAAG ATTTTCAAGTATTTGGTTTCATTAGATGTTGAAGATTGTCAAGATTTGAAGTCAGGCTACTCCATTATATTT AACTTCTCTCCTAACCCATACTTTGAAGACATAAAGCTTGTGAAGACTTATTCATTCACTGAGGAAGGAGTGACTAATATAACCGGTACGACTATCAAGTGGAAGGAGGGTATG GATATTGCCAATGGTAATGGTCATGAGAAGAAGGGAAACAAGCGACCTTTTGCTGAGGAAAG TTTCTTTAGTTGGTTTGGTGAAACTCAACAGAAAAATTTCTCTGATGGTGTAACAGATGAG GTGGCAGAGATAATCAAGGAAGATTTATGGCCCAACCCTTTGAAGTATTTTAATAAT GAGGCTGATGAGGAGGATTTTGATGGAGATGAAGATGATGAAGAG TCAGAGGAGTGCTTATTGCAGAATTTTGGCCTCCCGTTTCTTGGGCATCTTCAGGACTCCAAATACTTTATG AAGGGTTCTGAAGATGATGAGGATGGTGagcaagatgatgatgatgaggacGATGATGAGGATGACAGTTAA
- the LOC105056571 gene encoding NAP1-related protein 2 isoform X3, which translates to MVADNGKKSKVAERGEEDSDHVDGELVLSIEKLQEIQDELEKVNEEASDKVLEVEQKYNEIRRPVYVKRNEIIQSIPDFWLTAFLSHPALSDLLTEEDQKIFKYLVSLDVEDCQDLKSGYSIIFNFSPNPYFEDIKLVKTYSFTEEGVTNITGTTIKWKEGMDIANGNGHEKKGNKRPFAEESFFSWFGETQQKNFSDGVTDEVAEIIKEDLWPNPLKYFNNEADEEDFDGDEDDEENFGLPFLGHLQDSKYFMKGSEDDEDGEQDDDDEDDDEDDS; encoded by the exons ATGGTGGCGGACAATGGGAAGAAGTCGAAGGTAGCGGAGAGAGGGGAGGAGGATTCCGATCATGTTGACGGAGAGCTCGTGCTGTCCATCGAGAAACTGCAGGAGATTCAAGATGAGCTCGAGAAG GTTAACGAGGAAGCAAGTGATAAAGTTTTGGAAGTGGAACAGAAATATAATGAGATTCGAAGACCTGTCTACGTTAAACGGAATGAGATCATCCAATCCATTCCAGACTTTTGGTTAACTGCG TTCCTGAGTCATCCGGCGCTTAGTGATCTTCTTACAGAGGAAGACCAAAAG ATTTTCAAGTATTTGGTTTCATTAGATGTTGAAGATTGTCAAGATTTGAAGTCAGGCTACTCCATTATATTT AACTTCTCTCCTAACCCATACTTTGAAGACATAAAGCTTGTGAAGACTTATTCATTCACTGAGGAAGGAGTGACTAATATAACCGGTACGACTATCAAGTGGAAGGAGGGTATG GATATTGCCAATGGTAATGGTCATGAGAAGAAGGGAAACAAGCGACCTTTTGCTGAGGAAAG TTTCTTTAGTTGGTTTGGTGAAACTCAACAGAAAAATTTCTCTGATGGTGTAACAGATGAG GTGGCAGAGATAATCAAGGAAGATTTATGGCCCAACCCTTTGAAGTATTTTAATAAT GAGGCTGATGAGGAGGATTTTGATGGAGATGAAGATGATGAAGAG AATTTTGGCCTCCCGTTTCTTGGGCATCTTCAGGACTCCAAATACTTTATG AAGGGTTCTGAAGATGATGAGGATGGTGagcaagatgatgatgatgaggacGATGATGAGGATGACAGTTAA
- the LOC105056571 gene encoding NAP1-related protein 2 isoform X5 yields the protein MVADNGKKSKVAERGEEDSDHVDGELVLSIEKLQEIQDELEKVNEEASDKVLEVEQKYNEIRRPVYVKRNEIIQSIPDFWLTAFLSHPALSDLLTEEDQKIFKYLVSLDVEDCQDLKSGYSIIFNFSPNPYFEDIKLVKTYSFTEEGVTNITGTTIKWKEGMDIANGNGHEKKGNKRPFAEESFFSWFGETQQKNFSDGVTDEVAEIIKEDLWPNPLKYFNNEADEEDFDGDEDDEEKGSEDDEDGEQDDDDEDDDEDDS from the exons ATGGTGGCGGACAATGGGAAGAAGTCGAAGGTAGCGGAGAGAGGGGAGGAGGATTCCGATCATGTTGACGGAGAGCTCGTGCTGTCCATCGAGAAACTGCAGGAGATTCAAGATGAGCTCGAGAAG GTTAACGAGGAAGCAAGTGATAAAGTTTTGGAAGTGGAACAGAAATATAATGAGATTCGAAGACCTGTCTACGTTAAACGGAATGAGATCATCCAATCCATTCCAGACTTTTGGTTAACTGCG TTCCTGAGTCATCCGGCGCTTAGTGATCTTCTTACAGAGGAAGACCAAAAG ATTTTCAAGTATTTGGTTTCATTAGATGTTGAAGATTGTCAAGATTTGAAGTCAGGCTACTCCATTATATTT AACTTCTCTCCTAACCCATACTTTGAAGACATAAAGCTTGTGAAGACTTATTCATTCACTGAGGAAGGAGTGACTAATATAACCGGTACGACTATCAAGTGGAAGGAGGGTATG GATATTGCCAATGGTAATGGTCATGAGAAGAAGGGAAACAAGCGACCTTTTGCTGAGGAAAG TTTCTTTAGTTGGTTTGGTGAAACTCAACAGAAAAATTTCTCTGATGGTGTAACAGATGAG GTGGCAGAGATAATCAAGGAAGATTTATGGCCCAACCCTTTGAAGTATTTTAATAAT GAGGCTGATGAGGAGGATTTTGATGGAGATGAAGATGATGAAGAG AAGGGTTCTGAAGATGATGAGGATGGTGagcaagatgatgatgatgaggacGATGATGAGGATGACAGTTAA
- the LOC105056571 gene encoding NAP1-related protein 2 isoform X6: protein MVADNGKKSKVAERGEEDSDHVDGELVLSIEKLQEIQDELEKVNEEASDKVLEVEQKYNEIRRPVYVKRNEIIQSIPDFWLTAFLSHPALSDLLTEEDQKIFKYLVSLDVEDCQDLKSGYSIIFNFSPNPYFEDIKLVKTYSFTEEGVTNITGTTIKWKEGMDIANGNGHEKKGNKRPFAEESFFSWFGETQQKNFSDGVTDEVAEIIKEDLWPNPLKYFNNEADEEDFDGDEDDEEGSEDDEDGEQDDDDEDDDEDDS from the exons ATGGTGGCGGACAATGGGAAGAAGTCGAAGGTAGCGGAGAGAGGGGAGGAGGATTCCGATCATGTTGACGGAGAGCTCGTGCTGTCCATCGAGAAACTGCAGGAGATTCAAGATGAGCTCGAGAAG GTTAACGAGGAAGCAAGTGATAAAGTTTTGGAAGTGGAACAGAAATATAATGAGATTCGAAGACCTGTCTACGTTAAACGGAATGAGATCATCCAATCCATTCCAGACTTTTGGTTAACTGCG TTCCTGAGTCATCCGGCGCTTAGTGATCTTCTTACAGAGGAAGACCAAAAG ATTTTCAAGTATTTGGTTTCATTAGATGTTGAAGATTGTCAAGATTTGAAGTCAGGCTACTCCATTATATTT AACTTCTCTCCTAACCCATACTTTGAAGACATAAAGCTTGTGAAGACTTATTCATTCACTGAGGAAGGAGTGACTAATATAACCGGTACGACTATCAAGTGGAAGGAGGGTATG GATATTGCCAATGGTAATGGTCATGAGAAGAAGGGAAACAAGCGACCTTTTGCTGAGGAAAG TTTCTTTAGTTGGTTTGGTGAAACTCAACAGAAAAATTTCTCTGATGGTGTAACAGATGAG GTGGCAGAGATAATCAAGGAAGATTTATGGCCCAACCCTTTGAAGTATTTTAATAAT GAGGCTGATGAGGAGGATTTTGATGGAGATGAAGATGATGAAGAG GGTTCTGAAGATGATGAGGATGGTGagcaagatgatgatgatgaggacGATGATGAGGATGACAGTTAA
- the LOC105056571 gene encoding NAP1-related protein 2 isoform X4 has translation MVADNGKKSKVAERGEEDSDHVDGELVLSIEKLQEIQDELEKVNEEASDKVLEVEQKYNEIRRPVYVKRNEIIQSIPDFWLTAFLSHPALSDLLTEEDQKIFKYLVSLDVEDCQDLKSGYSIIFNFSPNPYFEDIKLVKTYSFTEEGVTNITGTTIKWKEGMDIANGNGHEKKGNKRPFAEESFFSWFGETQQKNFSDGVTDEVAEIIKEDLWPNPLKYFNNEADEEDFDGDEDDEENFGLPFLGHLQDSKYFMGSEDDEDGEQDDDDEDDDEDDS, from the exons ATGGTGGCGGACAATGGGAAGAAGTCGAAGGTAGCGGAGAGAGGGGAGGAGGATTCCGATCATGTTGACGGAGAGCTCGTGCTGTCCATCGAGAAACTGCAGGAGATTCAAGATGAGCTCGAGAAG GTTAACGAGGAAGCAAGTGATAAAGTTTTGGAAGTGGAACAGAAATATAATGAGATTCGAAGACCTGTCTACGTTAAACGGAATGAGATCATCCAATCCATTCCAGACTTTTGGTTAACTGCG TTCCTGAGTCATCCGGCGCTTAGTGATCTTCTTACAGAGGAAGACCAAAAG ATTTTCAAGTATTTGGTTTCATTAGATGTTGAAGATTGTCAAGATTTGAAGTCAGGCTACTCCATTATATTT AACTTCTCTCCTAACCCATACTTTGAAGACATAAAGCTTGTGAAGACTTATTCATTCACTGAGGAAGGAGTGACTAATATAACCGGTACGACTATCAAGTGGAAGGAGGGTATG GATATTGCCAATGGTAATGGTCATGAGAAGAAGGGAAACAAGCGACCTTTTGCTGAGGAAAG TTTCTTTAGTTGGTTTGGTGAAACTCAACAGAAAAATTTCTCTGATGGTGTAACAGATGAG GTGGCAGAGATAATCAAGGAAGATTTATGGCCCAACCCTTTGAAGTATTTTAATAAT GAGGCTGATGAGGAGGATTTTGATGGAGATGAAGATGATGAAGAG AATTTTGGCCTCCCGTTTCTTGGGCATCTTCAGGACTCCAAATACTTTATG GGTTCTGAAGATGATGAGGATGGTGagcaagatgatgatgatgaggacGATGATGAGGATGACAGTTAA